From the genome of Cyprinus carpio isolate SPL01 chromosome B24, ASM1834038v1, whole genome shotgun sequence:
tatgtttcccttacctcacacacacacacacacatatccatatatatgtatatataaaacatttatttttcccttACCTCTGGGTGGCAAATCTCTAGCCCTTTGAGTTTGGCGTCTTCCATCCACACCGAATTTGGCGGTAGAATACGACCACGAAAACTCATTCGTCTACAGAAAAGGAAGaaatctttttaattaatacCCATACCAAAAATAAGAGCACATATTTAAGACTGTGTAGTGATAAATCTGACCGTGTGTCGAGAGTGTTGAGGAACAGGTTGTGAACGAGAGTCCTCTCCTCAGCTGTAGGAGCCACTTTCAGAAGAGACGCTGTGCTCAGCTCCACACGCCTCATCTTGTTAACTGATCAATATAAATTTGgcaataaaagctttttttttttttaaatgaaacaaacaaacaaaaaattaaggcAATGTAACCTTTGCATAAATCTTCTTGATTTCATAATTTGCATCTATCCTTATCAAAAGGATCCAATCTGCAAACCTgaacatatttttaattcttcTGGGATAAAGAGGCCATTTTAATTGttgaaagacaaaaatataagGCACTCACCTTCACCCTGATGAAAAATGGCCTCTTCCTCCGGACCCTCAAGTTTGAGTGGGTTTACAAAAGCTGCTCTAAGAAAAGAATATATGCATTAActcacagacacagcaaatcaattTTAGACATACTGATCACATCAGAGAGCTGTGATACCGTTTATTTTCAGGATCTCGAGCCACCATGACAAATGTGGCATCTAATACATCTGTGTACGCACCATCTTGGTACTGGGAAAacagttcagtttagtttaatGATACTCTGATAATACTATACAACAAACAGAGAATACATTACCAAAAACTGGAAAACAACACCTGAGACATGTGCATTGTAGCTTCTATTGAGGTTTTGCCAACCCATGTCACGTGACCTGTGAACTTGATGTCACAGTCAGGGAAGATGATGTTTTGTCTCATGTCTGAGACACAATAACAATACcatatgaatgaataattaacagtaaagcataaatacatatataagatCTTTAAAATTTGagtggaaataaaatattaattaagtaGCATTTGAATAATCTTTGTGAATAAATTAGAAGCAATACCGATCTGGTCCACGAGGGCGGTGACAATAGACAGCGGAGATCTTTGCAGCTCCTCATTCCATGTGTGAGAGTAACAGATGAGCACTAAAGAGACAAGAATGAGACAGCTTGATACCCTGTGTTTATGTGATCACTCTCAACAGTTATTACAGCATGCATTAACTGTAGTAGGGCTGGgcaaaatagcaaaaaattaattaattttttttagactcCCTTGAAAAATACATGATCTTTATAACCGGCTATAGTTACAAATTACATAGAAATTGTTAAGTGCAAAATTAgcacaatcaaaaaaaatgtttgttaaattaacACAAAGGCTACATTTAAAACATGTACTTAAAGGTgccaatataaaaattatacaaaaggTGCAAAATGTTTTGATTGTTGCAACAACAAAGTGAGTTATTTGAAGAACAAGAGACTTATGATGaacaaagaaatacatttagaaaataatacaCTTGTTCTCATGATAACAATCAATAATAGTTGATGTACCATCCAGTCTATCTACAGTATATTGCTTATATTATCTGtattattaaaatctatattaccTCCTAAAAAGTCCAAGTCCTCCAAAATCCGACCAAAtctgaagaaaacagaaaaatcaaaaacagaatgACACTGTTTTTTCCCCATTATCAATACATCACAAGCTAACAGCGATTACTAATCAAGCTGCAAGTGCAGAATAATGGTTTAGCACCTGACGCTGTTGTGAGAGTTAAGATATTTCTCTCTCAAGGCAGGCTGGGAACCCAGAGGAAGATGCGCCTCTATCATACTGTCCTTCATTCTTTTTGCAGGCAGTTGATCCTGACTCTGAGCAAGATACTGGCTTAGTGATGCACGCTCGGCCAGCACTTGCTGATGATCTCTGTATATTATGGAGAAAATACatcataaaatgtacatttcagaGACTTCCAATTGATTTGCATAATGTTTAATGATTGTAATATGTTACACCAGGAACATACTGCCAGTTGGTAGATGCACCGACTATTTCTCTCAACCTGTTGCGAactgtgaagaagaagaagaaaaaaaagaccaaaatttTAATAGGAGACATCACACATTCAAGTGGTAAGCCCGTCAGTTTTGGTATTAGAAACACAGACAGTCAAAGCTTTACACTAATGAGTTTGACAGTGCAAGGTCAATTTATGGCAAgttcattactaaaaaaaaaaagaaaaaaaaacatgttttgttggtCAAAAAAGCTCTTAAGAAAATAAAGCTGGAGGGGGAAAAATGCAGATCACATGGCAAAACAGGAAGCAAAAAGCAGGAATCAAAGCAGGACTGTTTCAGCAGGCTGCTAATTAAAGACAAGGTATAAGGTCTTGAAAGAGAAAggcatttcaaaaatgaaaaacatcagaTGTACTAAAGgctccatgcatttttttttttaaataatgatttatatatctttatataacaGGAGAGCAGACATGCAGACAGAGAGTCTTAATATGCATTCAGAATGCAGCATAAGCAGCTCAATATGcattcagaattaataaaaaatgtacttgcttgaaagtaaaaaaaatgaaacaatccTCCAAAAAGTGTCATCATTGTTGatgaaaacacaaacatctgTATCTATTAGCAATGGATTCTGTGATATTTTGTGTATTAGTTggttaaatatcaatttaaaacatcccATCCTGTTGGATGACATTTAAATTtagataataaattattacatttatcaaaTTTACATTTGCAATCCGTTAAGCCAAAATCTGAACAATATCTAACtttttacttatattattttattatgcattggattttttgtttttgttttttgccattgagaaaatattttaaaaagagctAGTGCCTGAGCTCAACCAGCATATTTTTAAAAGCCTGCTACATATCTTTATGAAACATATTCAAAAGGTGCTGCATAACAGGAATTACTAGTCTATCCCAACAGTTACCTTCAGCCATATCAGGAACCTTCCCTTGTTGAGATATTTGACCCATTGAAAACTTCCTGTAGGTGAAGGACACTGCAGACTTAAGGAACCTATCCAAAATGAGTGAGCTGAAAATAAAATAGTCATGAGAGAGCCTGCTAAAAGTGAACAATGCATTAACAAGTAAATAGGAAACTTTTGGCAGATGAAACCGACCACGTGTCTTAcccatacagtctatggtcttaCCGAATAAATGCAGTCAGAAGATACCGGGCGTACTCACCGTGGACACAACATCTTTTCGCTCTTCTCTCACCACTTTGGAGAACAGCAGGAACTTTCTTCAAAGCAACAACAAATTTGACCTTGCAGACGGTTTTATTTCACTTCCCGATCCTCTGCGCACCGTACTAATGGTTATAAATAACGTTTCGCACTTTTAACGAACAACAAACACACAGCCAGAGTTTAGTTACCACCATTGTTTAGAAAGTTTACCAAGTAATCATTGAGCAATCGAGGAGAAACCTAACAAATTGGCATAAAATTACACATGCTCTAGATTGTTATATGGGCGACAAAAAGTAACATATTTACTCACTGTCTGTCTCAACATGACCAAACGTGACGTAGTTGCCATTTCTCACACTTGCAATTGCGCGAGTTTGTCACTCGATGGCAGTCAGCCACTGTCAGTAAAGCGCTGCGCACTAAACGTTTccacagtaaaatgtttttttagcaaataaaatattaatatacaatatgtTTAAAAGGTATAcactcacatgagatgaagacTCCAGTCATAAGTACCctaatagaattttattttatatggagCGGGTCGCTTCACTGTGTttagatcacatgaccagacaaataCCACTGGACACTTTCgctcattgaagaaaaaaaaaaaaaaactctgcaatgTGCGTTATACATAAGGCAAATGTTAGTCCATTAATACGGATGTAAATAAGCATATTTAAGGTTCTGTGTTAATAAGAAACAACCAAGAatacaatcataaaataattttcaaaataaatcatgctaaatataatttgtgaacaaaaacattaaaaaaaggccTGCATTCGCTGGTCATTTTTCGATCATTCTGGAAGTGTGTACATGAAAGGCATCATATTAATCTCCCTGaacctttgtgatttttttttttttacataacttcCTACAGAGTACATTCTTAGGACCATCTTTTACAAATGTCCATGGTTGGTTGTTGCATTTAAGATAATAACAAGTTTTTATATACAAGTCTATTTGTCAGCATTCTAAAACATACACAGATTAAACAGCAAAACCTTATGTTTATCCATACTGTGCTCTCTAGACCAGACGTGTTTGGTAAAGTGTTTGTGTTAGGCAGTGCCCTCATAATTTGATCTCCAGTTTAGGATCTCCTTGTTTTCTTTTGAGTAGATCGAGAAAGGAACACAAAACTTGTTCTCAGAATTTGTGCATATACTGAATATACTTTTCCAGGATACCAGTTCATGAATCGCTTTGCCTGCATTCAAACCAGTAACAGTACAAAACAGGTTAATTCCACCAGTACAACCAAAACCACTTGGTTTAATAATGACACTGTAGTGCAAACAAAACATGATCTGTTATAAGTCTTAATGACTACATAGGTTTAATATTGCCACAATCAAGCAAAAGCATTTCACTAAATGCTCCTCTCCCACTGTAAGTTTAAAATTGTggaaaaagaacatttatataaaatgcagcGAATGATAAAATATACTGTGAATATAAAATGAACGGAACTAAAAAACTACTAGTCGAATCCACACGTACAAACTCTCATGTAACTACAGTGGTGACCATCATCGCAGCTTTGGCAGGAATCTCATCCTAGTATCAGCACATCCCAGATGCTCAACCTTGGCTCCTCATGGTCTCATCAAAGTGCCTCTTTCCATCCAGGTAAAGCATAGACTCTGCATATGACAACAATATTAAGTTACAAGTAATACAATTCaaatataatgtaacaatatttgtaaaaatctgtATTCTGACCTCCATAGCTCTGTGGTACAATAGCTGGGATATCCTTCTCAACACGAAAAGTAAAGTGAAACACATTTGTGGTGTTGTGCTGCCGGGTCAATGGGTCAAGCACCTCTGTGTGAACCCTGACCTGGATGTGAATCCCTTCAGTGTAACAAACCTGACAGAACAGTTTTATCATCAATCTTTTTCTGAAGGACAAAAAATGGCTACAAATTAGTGCATTTGATAGTTAACAATTTAGAAACCTGTGAGGACAGCAATAGCAAAGAGCCAATTTCTACTGGCTTTCGAAATACGATGTCATCTACAGCCACCAGCGTTGGTCTGCCTCCACTGAAAGATACAAATATAGCCATGTAATGAAATTATATACTTCtttacatgtaatattaaataGATAACCACAGGGAATCTCTTACGCAAATGCACAAGCATTCGCCCAACCAAGTTCATAGGCCTTTCTCATCAAAAATCCACCAAATATCCGGTTGAAGATATTTCTTTCCTGTATAATGCAAAGAATAAAGAAAGTCCAGGCAGCTACATAAAAAACATCAAGCAAATGTACTAACTGACATTGTCAGCGTCATTGATTAGGCCGaagtattgcaaaaaaaaaaaaaagcttacttgTGGATGGCAAATCTCAAGCCCTTTCATTTTGGCATCTTCCATCCACATGGAGTTGGGTGGTAAAACACGACTCCGAAAGCTGACAGTTCTGTTGGGAGAAGataaatattgctaaaaaaaGGGGACAAAAAATAAAGGCACAGATTTATAACCGTGTTTTGATGATAAATCTGACCGTGTGTCGAGAGTGTTGAGGAACAGGCTGTGAACGAGAGTCCTCTCCTCAGCTGTAGGAGCCACTTTCAGAAGAGACGCTGTGCTCAGCTCCACACGCCTCATCTTGTTAACTGATCAATATAGAGAGCGA
Proteins encoded in this window:
- the acot9.2 gene encoding acyl-CoA thioesterase 9, tandem duplicate 2, yielding MLCPRSLILDRFLKSAVSFTYRKFSMGQISQQGKVPDMAEVRNRLREIVGASTNWQDHQQVLAERASLSQYLAQSQDQLPAKRMKDSMIEAHLPLGSQPALREKYLNSHNSVRFGRILEDLDFLGVLICYSHTWNEELQRSPLSIVTALVDQIDMRQNIIFPDCDIKFTGHVTWVGKTSIEATMHMSQYQDGAYTDVLDATFVMVARDPENKRAAFVNPLKLEGPEEEAIFHQGEVNKMRRVELSTASLLKVAPTAEERTLVHNLFLNTLDTRRMSFRGRILPPNSVWMEDAKLKGLEICHPEERNIFNRIFGGFLMRKAYELGRANACAFAGCRPTVVAVDDILFRKPVEIGSLLLLSSQVCYTEGMYVQVRVHSEVLDPLTQQHNTTNVFHFTFRLEKDVPAVVPQSYGG
- the acot9.1 gene encoding acyl-CoA thioesterase 9, tandem duplicate 1 isoform X3 encodes the protein MKDSAIEAHLPLGTQPALREKYLNYHNSVRFGRILEDLDSLAVLICYSHTWNKELKRSPLSIVTALVDKIDMRKNIIYPDCDIKFTGHVTWVGKTSIEAKMHMSQYHDGAYTDVLDATFVMVARDPENKRAAFINPLKLESPEEEAIFQQGEINKMRRVELSTASLLKVAPTAEERTLVHSLFLNTLDTRTVSFRSRVLPPNSMWMEDAKMKGLEICHPQERNIFNRIFGGFLMRKAYELGWANACAFAGGRPTLVAVDDIVFRKPVEIGSLLLLSSQVCYTEGIHIQVRVHTEVLDPLTRQHNTTNVFHFTFRVEKDIPAIVPQSYGESMLYLDGKRHFDETMRSQG